A genomic segment from Leptolyngbya boryana PCC 6306 encodes:
- a CDS encoding winged helix-turn-helix transcriptional regulator — MTARSHCPIASTLDLIGDRWTLLIIRDMLYMKKRRFDEFLESPEGISTNILSDRLRKLEEAELIEKQPYSSHSRRMDYQLTEKGKSLQPVLRSMIKWGLENLPATSIPSQQTQ, encoded by the coding sequence ATGACTGCTCGATCGCATTGTCCGATCGCCTCAACGTTAGATCTGATTGGCGATCGTTGGACACTTCTCATCATTCGCGACATGCTTTATATGAAAAAACGGCGATTCGATGAATTTCTCGAATCGCCGGAAGGAATTTCTACCAATATTTTGAGCGATCGACTTCGCAAACTTGAAGAAGCCGAATTAATTGAAAAGCAACCTTACAGTAGTCATTCCCGTCGAATGGACTATCAACTGACCGAAAAAGGGAAAAGTTTGCAGCCTGTTCTACGATCGATGATCAAATGGGGACTCGAAAATCTCCCCGCTACCTCAATTCCGTCTCAACAGACTCAGTAA
- the pgmB gene encoding beta-phosphoglucomutase — MTQIDRSPLVYTDWTVIETEFVPELLNSRETVFTIGNGYLGTRGSFEEGYAQSQPATLIHGVYDDVPIVYTELVNCPDWLPLLIIVDGDRFRLDQGEVLSYERQLDVRRAVLSRTIHWRSPSGRTIRLHFERFASLADEHVVGLRCQITALEADAIVEVQASINGYPENQGFNHWEQLGQGKTEHGVWLQVRTRTSHIELAMASSLSLSGAQGNVQVTNVPGYPTLTTTFTAPADQTITIENLITIYTSREVEAPVQSAQSKLAALTNYQDLFDAHEQSWAEAWQQSDIVIEGDLRAQLAVRYNLFQLLIAAARHDDRVSIPAKTLSGFGYRGHVFWDTEIFILPFFTFTQPHLARNLLTYRYRTIQGARRKATYYGYKGAMYSWESADTGDEVTPRWALPKDPYGEDIRIWCRDREIHISADIAYASWYYWQATQDDEWMRDYGAEIILDTAVFWMSRVEWSTRYERYEIREVIGADEYHEHVNNNTFTNRMAQWHLEKAIYIYDWLKQTQPEKLGELCDRLKITSERRSRWQDIATNMFIHSHPSGLIEQCDGFFDLEDINLEDYEPRTKSMQEILTIAGADKAQVLKQPDVLMLLYLMRQSQESPYSLEALEKNWDYYAPRTDITYGSSLGPAIHAILASDLNNTVEAYDRFMQAVMVDLEDTRGNADDGIHGASAGGIWQAVVLGFGGVQFGEEPFAHPHLPPGWTRLKFRIHWRDQWHEFDLRADPTTPKRTMTSSDIQGVIFDLDGVLTDTAEYHYRAWQRLADEEGLPFDREANEALRGISRRASLMKIIGDRVYSEAQIEDMMERKNQYYVDSIDAISPTDLLPGVLDFLKEIKQAGVKTALGSASKNARPVIEKLGIAEYIDVIGDGHSVERPKPAPDLFLFGANELGVDPAACVVFEDAAAGIEAALAAGMWAVGLGPVERVGEAHVVLSSLENVHWADLRGKLQQLAKAERTAELIR, encoded by the coding sequence ATGACTCAAATCGACCGCTCGCCTTTGGTCTACACAGATTGGACAGTCATCGAAACGGAATTTGTCCCCGAATTGCTCAATTCGCGCGAAACCGTTTTCACGATCGGCAATGGCTATCTTGGAACCCGTGGCAGCTTTGAAGAAGGCTATGCTCAATCTCAGCCTGCTACGTTAATTCATGGGGTGTATGATGACGTTCCGATTGTCTATACCGAACTGGTCAATTGTCCGGATTGGCTGCCACTGCTGATTATTGTCGATGGCGATCGCTTTCGTTTAGATCAAGGTGAAGTTCTGAGTTATGAGCGTCAATTAGATGTGCGCCGAGCCGTTCTGAGTCGAACGATTCACTGGCGCAGTCCGAGTGGCAGAACCATCCGGCTGCATTTTGAGCGATTTGCTAGTCTTGCCGATGAGCATGTGGTCGGGTTGCGCTGCCAAATCACTGCGTTAGAAGCAGATGCGATCGTGGAAGTGCAAGCGAGTATCAATGGCTATCCAGAAAACCAAGGCTTCAACCATTGGGAACAGCTAGGACAGGGGAAAACCGAGCATGGCGTTTGGTTGCAAGTCCGCACGCGAACGTCTCATATTGAACTGGCAATGGCATCGAGTTTGTCATTGAGTGGCGCACAGGGAAATGTCCAAGTCACGAATGTTCCGGGCTATCCCACGTTGACGACGACCTTTACGGCTCCCGCTGACCAAACAATTACGATCGAGAATTTGATCACAATCTACACTTCTCGCGAGGTGGAAGCTCCGGTTCAATCGGCTCAAAGTAAGCTCGCCGCTTTGACCAACTATCAAGACTTGTTTGATGCTCACGAACAAAGCTGGGCAGAAGCGTGGCAGCAAAGCGACATTGTGATTGAAGGCGATCTCCGCGCTCAGTTGGCGGTGCGATATAACCTATTTCAGTTGTTGATTGCAGCAGCACGACATGATGATCGAGTGAGCATCCCCGCGAAAACCCTTTCAGGCTTTGGCTATCGCGGTCACGTTTTCTGGGACACCGAGATTTTTATTCTGCCGTTCTTTACCTTCACTCAGCCGCATCTTGCTCGCAATCTATTGACCTACCGCTATCGAACCATTCAAGGGGCGCGTCGGAAAGCGACTTACTACGGCTACAAAGGCGCAATGTACTCTTGGGAAAGCGCGGATACAGGTGATGAAGTCACCCCACGTTGGGCATTGCCAAAAGATCCTTATGGCGAAGATATTCGGATTTGGTGTCGCGATCGCGAAATTCATATCAGCGCAGACATTGCCTATGCGTCCTGGTACTACTGGCAAGCGACTCAAGATGATGAATGGATGCGCGACTATGGCGCAGAAATCATTCTCGATACTGCTGTGTTTTGGATGAGCCGCGTTGAGTGGAGTACTCGCTATGAACGCTATGAAATTCGGGAAGTAATTGGTGCAGATGAGTACCATGAGCACGTGAATAACAATACATTCACGAATCGCATGGCGCAATGGCATCTGGAAAAAGCGATTTATATTTATGATTGGCTGAAACAGACGCAACCTGAGAAATTAGGCGAATTGTGCGATCGCTTAAAAATTACCTCCGAACGGCGATCGCGCTGGCAAGACATTGCAACGAATATGTTTATTCACAGCCATCCCTCGGGCTTGATCGAGCAATGCGATGGCTTTTTTGATCTCGAAGATATTAATCTGGAGGACTACGAGCCGCGCACGAAATCGATGCAGGAAATTTTAACGATCGCGGGAGCCGACAAAGCTCAAGTGCTCAAACAACCCGATGTCTTGATGCTGCTGTACTTAATGCGGCAATCTCAAGAGTCTCCTTATTCTCTCGAAGCGCTGGAGAAAAATTGGGACTACTATGCGCCTCGCACCGATATTACTTACGGTTCATCTTTGGGTCCTGCGATTCATGCCATCCTTGCGTCGGATTTGAATAATACGGTTGAAGCCTACGATCGATTTATGCAAGCTGTGATGGTCGATCTTGAAGATACTCGCGGCAATGCGGACGATGGCATTCACGGCGCGTCGGCAGGTGGAATCTGGCAAGCTGTTGTTCTCGGTTTTGGAGGCGTGCAATTTGGCGAAGAACCCTTTGCTCATCCTCACTTACCTCCGGGCTGGACACGGTTGAAATTCCGCATTCACTGGCGCGATCAATGGCATGAATTTGATTTGAGAGCAGATCCTACAACCCCCAAAAGAACTATGACTTCTTCTGACATTCAAGGCGTGATTTTTGATCTCGATGGTGTTTTGACCGATACGGCTGAGTATCACTATCGAGCTTGGCAACGATTAGCGGATGAAGAGGGCTTGCCTTTCGATCGCGAAGCCAATGAGGCGTTGCGAGGCATTTCACGCCGGGCTTCTTTGATGAAGATTATCGGCGATCGTGTTTACAGTGAAGCTCAGATCGAAGACATGATGGAGCGCAAAAACCAGTACTATGTTGACTCGATCGACGCAATCTCACCGACGGATTTACTCCCCGGGGTTTTAGATTTCTTGAAAGAGATCAAACAAGCTGGAGTCAAAACTGCGTTAGGCTCTGCGAGTAAAAATGCGCGTCCGGTGATTGAGAAGCTCGGAATTGCAGAATACATTGATGTGATTGGCGATGGACATAGTGTAGAGCGTCCCAAACCTGCACCGGATTTATTCTTATTTGGGGCAAACGAGTTAGGAGTTGATCCTGCGGCTTGTGTTGTGTTTGAAGATGCAGCAGCAGGCATTGAAGCGGCGCTGGCAGCAGGCATGTGGGCAGTCGGACTCGGACCCGTTGAGCGGGTCGGTGAGGCTCATGTTGTTTTATCGAGTTTGGAAAATGTGCATTGGGCGGATCTGCGGGGAAAGTTGCAGCAGCTTGCAAAGGCGGAGCGGACGGCTGAATTGATTCGATAG
- a CDS encoding cupin domain-containing protein, whose product MLEAKTGENFAVVDLGNLENLDQFKFEAPKLQVDGKIFLKDLLHLTGAELSFNKLPVGKSVPFYHKHQQNEEIYIFIKGKGEFQIDGEIFPVQEGSIVRVDPAGERCWRNCGDTDLYCVVIQTRSGSYQGATIQDGVGVKKQVTWSQD is encoded by the coding sequence ATGCTCGAAGCTAAAACCGGAGAAAACTTTGCAGTAGTTGATTTAGGTAACTTAGAGAATTTAGATCAATTCAAATTTGAAGCGCCCAAACTCCAAGTAGACGGAAAAATCTTTTTAAAAGATCTCCTTCATCTGACGGGAGCAGAACTCTCATTCAATAAGTTGCCGGTAGGGAAATCCGTGCCCTTTTATCACAAGCATCAGCAGAATGAAGAAATTTATATTTTTATCAAGGGGAAAGGCGAATTTCAGATCGATGGTGAGATTTTCCCGGTTCAAGAAGGTTCGATCGTGCGAGTTGATCCAGCAGGAGAACGGTGTTGGCGCAATTGCGGAGATACTGACCTCTATTGCGTTGTGATTCAGACTCGATCAGGTTCTTATCAAGGCGCAACAATTCAAGACGGAGTTGGGGTGAAGAAGCAGGTTACATGGAGTCAGGATTGA
- a CDS encoding sucrose synthase: protein MQQLIEAVLHHADEQAVLQQLIQTLSRSNQRYFLKNEIIHAFADYCHEARKPAHFFHSSHLGTLIQYSHELLLEEDCIWLLLRPWIGGQQIWCLDSELTKAQVMPPKALLEARDRFVGRAQDQLFEIDVTPFYEHTPKVDDPRNIGQGLAFLNRYLSSQVLNDRSYWLETLFDVLHRHHYDGIPLLINDQIESGEQLAEQIRQAIQILKSKASDESYQSVHAELQPLGFEPGWGNTVERVRGMMELVDQMVNMPQPAILEAFVARFPSVFRVALCSIHGWVGQDYLGRSETLGQVAYVLDQARSLDRKLQEEIHLAGLDMLNIQPQVVILTRLIPNCEGTQCDLPLEKVDDTNNTWILRVPFREFNSKITDNWISKFEIWGYLETFAIDAQSRLLEQLNGKPDLIIGNYSDGNLVASLIARQLNVTHCNIAHSLEKPKHLFSNLYWQELEPQYHFSAQFTADLISMNAADFIVTSSYQEIVGSPDTFGQYESYKCFTMPQLYHVINGIELFSPKFNRIPPGVDERVFFPYSEARSSEHRDRLTYLLFEQEASHILGKLADPSLTPILAISPLTAVKNLSGLVECFGRSPELQQRCNLILVTSKLSVDAAINADEAEEIEKIHRLIDYYQLHEHVRWIGERLSNPDLGEMYRSIADRRGIFVHFARFEAFGRVLLEAMVSGLPSFATEFGGTTEIIEDDKHGFLINPTDLDGSTRKILDFLDRAYADPNYWEQLSAKSIQRIHDEYNWQHHTRQLLLLTKLYSFWNYVHRESRESLLHYLDALFHLLYKPRAESILEEHQKI from the coding sequence ATGCAACAGTTAATTGAAGCAGTTTTACATCATGCTGATGAGCAAGCAGTTTTACAGCAGTTGATTCAAACCCTGAGTCGCTCTAATCAACGGTATTTCCTGAAAAATGAGATCATTCATGCGTTTGCTGATTACTGTCATGAAGCTCGCAAACCGGCTCATTTTTTCCACTCTTCACACCTCGGAACGTTGATTCAGTACAGCCATGAGTTGCTGTTAGAAGAAGATTGTATTTGGTTGCTGCTGCGTCCTTGGATTGGAGGACAGCAAATTTGGTGCCTCGATTCAGAACTAACTAAAGCTCAGGTCATGCCACCGAAAGCTTTACTCGAAGCGCGCGATCGCTTTGTGGGCCGGGCGCAAGATCAACTGTTTGAAATCGATGTCACACCGTTTTATGAGCATACGCCGAAGGTTGACGATCCCCGCAATATTGGTCAAGGCTTAGCGTTTCTCAATCGATATCTATCCAGCCAGGTTCTCAACGATCGCTCCTATTGGCTCGAAACCTTATTTGATGTGCTGCATCGGCATCACTATGACGGAATTCCGCTGCTGATTAATGATCAAATTGAATCGGGAGAACAGTTAGCCGAGCAGATTCGCCAAGCCATTCAAATTCTGAAATCGAAAGCTTCAGACGAATCATATCAAAGCGTACATGCAGAATTACAGCCTTTAGGATTCGAGCCAGGATGGGGAAATACGGTTGAGCGCGTTCGCGGAATGATGGAACTCGTCGATCAAATGGTGAACATGCCGCAGCCTGCGATCTTAGAGGCATTTGTTGCCAGATTTCCATCTGTGTTTCGAGTTGCGCTCTGTTCCATTCATGGCTGGGTGGGACAAGACTACTTAGGGCGATCGGAAACGTTGGGACAGGTTGCTTATGTGTTAGATCAAGCCCGAAGTCTCGATCGCAAACTCCAAGAAGAGATTCATCTGGCTGGATTAGACATGCTGAATATCCAGCCGCAAGTGGTGATTTTGACACGACTCATTCCCAATTGCGAAGGTACACAATGCGATTTACCGCTTGAAAAAGTAGATGATACGAACAATACTTGGATTCTGCGAGTTCCGTTTCGAGAATTTAATTCTAAAATTACCGATAACTGGATTTCTAAATTTGAGATTTGGGGATATTTAGAAACTTTCGCGATCGATGCTCAGTCTCGTCTCTTAGAACAATTAAATGGAAAACCAGACTTAATTATTGGCAATTACAGCGATGGCAATTTAGTTGCTTCATTGATCGCACGTCAGCTTAACGTGACGCATTGTAATATCGCCCATTCGCTCGAAAAGCCGAAACATTTATTTAGTAATTTATATTGGCAAGAGTTAGAGCCGCAGTATCATTTTTCCGCGCAATTTACCGCAGATTTAATCAGCATGAATGCGGCAGATTTTATTGTCACTTCATCGTATCAAGAGATTGTTGGTTCCCCAGATACGTTCGGACAGTATGAATCATACAAATGCTTTACGATGCCGCAGCTTTACCATGTGATCAATGGAATTGAGCTTTTTAGCCCCAAATTTAATCGCATTCCACCTGGAGTCGATGAACGGGTATTTTTCCCGTATTCGGAAGCACGATCGTCAGAACACCGCGATCGCTTGACTTATCTCTTATTCGAGCAAGAAGCGTCTCATATTCTCGGCAAACTCGCAGATCCAAGCCTCACGCCCATTCTGGCGATCTCGCCCTTAACAGCCGTGAAAAATCTTTCTGGGCTAGTTGAATGTTTTGGGCGGAGTCCAGAATTGCAGCAGCGTTGTAATTTAATTCTCGTCACTAGCAAACTCAGTGTTGATGCTGCAATTAACGCGGATGAAGCCGAAGAGATTGAAAAAATCCATCGCCTGATTGATTATTATCAACTGCATGAGCATGTGCGCTGGATTGGTGAACGCCTGTCTAATCCTGATCTCGGAGAAATGTATCGTAGCATTGCCGATCGCAGAGGTATTTTTGTACATTTTGCTCGCTTTGAAGCATTTGGACGAGTATTACTCGAAGCAATGGTTTCTGGATTACCCTCTTTTGCCACCGAATTCGGCGGAACGACCGAAATCATTGAAGACGACAAACACGGATTCTTGATCAATCCGACGGATCTCGACGGTTCAACGCGCAAGATTTTAGATTTTCTCGATCGCGCTTACGCTGATCCCAACTATTGGGAGCAACTCTCTGCGAAAAGTATTCAGCGCATTCATGATGAATACAACTGGCAACATCACACCCGACAGCTTTTACTGCTCACCAAACTATATAGTTTCTGGAACTATGTTCACCGAGAAAGTCGCGAGTCTTTGTTACACTATCTCGACGCTCTATTTCACCTGCTGTATAAGCCTAGAGCTGAATCAATTTTAGAAGAACACCAGAAAATTTGA
- the murJ gene encoding murein biosynthesis integral membrane protein MurJ, producing the protein MTETQPKPKRSLAGIAGIVAIATLISKVVGLVRQLAIAFAFGVGTAKAAYDISAIIPSFFLILLGGINGPFHSGMVSALAKRKKEDSAPLVEAISTLIGSIFLVVAIVVFIFAPFFIDLLASGLQQTAQGLETRAIAIQQLRIMAPIAWFAGMIGIGFGTLNAADQYWLPSISPLLSSLTLIAGIGIFILTAGSASTNPNYALIGGIVLAFGTLIGTVLQWLAQFWAQRQSGLGRFRMRFVWNDPGVQEVLRVMGPALFSSGMLQINVITDLTFAAFLPNAVAAIASLDYANLLVQTPLGILSNMILVPLLPTFSRLADPSQADQLKQRIRQGILGTAVVMLPLSALMISLATPIVRVVYERGAFKPEASQLVASVLMAYAVGMFVYLSRDVLVRVFYGLGDGDTPFKISMVNIFLNALFDFLFYKPFGIVGIVLATVSVNILSVFVLLYFLNRRLGGLPLFQWGYSILGLASSSILAGTASWFISNAIANLSGFKGFFLALAQTTIAGSIGLVVFALLATQLKLEEVDQFVDRIRQRFSR; encoded by the coding sequence GTGACTGAAACACAACCCAAACCGAAACGCTCTCTTGCAGGAATCGCAGGAATCGTTGCGATCGCAACTCTTATCAGCAAAGTCGTTGGACTGGTCAGACAACTCGCGATCGCCTTTGCATTTGGAGTCGGTACGGCAAAAGCCGCTTATGATATTTCTGCCATTATTCCGAGCTTTTTCCTCATTCTGCTTGGCGGAATTAATGGGCCTTTCCATAGCGGCATGGTGAGCGCTCTAGCCAAGCGGAAAAAAGAAGACTCTGCTCCTTTAGTAGAAGCAATTTCAACCTTAATTGGCAGTATTTTTCTCGTTGTTGCGATCGTCGTTTTTATCTTTGCACCGTTCTTTATTGATCTACTTGCCAGTGGATTGCAGCAAACGGCACAAGGACTTGAGACGAGAGCGATCGCTATTCAGCAATTGCGAATCATGGCTCCGATCGCTTGGTTTGCTGGAATGATTGGCATCGGATTTGGCACATTAAATGCTGCTGATCAGTACTGGCTGCCGTCGATTAGTCCTTTGCTGTCAAGCCTGACGCTAATTGCGGGCATTGGAATTTTTATCCTGACTGCGGGATCTGCAAGTACAAATCCGAATTATGCATTGATTGGAGGAATAGTACTCGCATTCGGAACGCTGATTGGAACAGTTCTGCAATGGTTAGCTCAGTTCTGGGCACAGCGCCAATCGGGATTAGGACGATTCCGAATGCGATTTGTCTGGAATGATCCGGGCGTTCAAGAAGTGCTGCGCGTGATGGGACCCGCTTTATTCTCGTCTGGAATGTTGCAAATTAATGTGATTACAGATTTAACGTTTGCGGCGTTTTTACCGAATGCTGTTGCCGCGATCGCGAGTTTGGATTATGCCAATCTGCTCGTTCAAACGCCGTTGGGGATTCTCTCGAATATGATCCTCGTCCCGCTGTTACCTACATTTTCTAGATTGGCTGATCCGAGTCAGGCTGACCAATTAAAACAGCGGATTCGCCAAGGGATACTTGGAACTGCGGTTGTGATGCTGCCGCTAAGTGCATTGATGATTTCACTAGCAACTCCGATCGTGCGAGTGGTCTACGAAAGAGGCGCATTCAAACCCGAAGCATCTCAGCTTGTGGCGTCTGTCTTAATGGCATATGCGGTGGGAATGTTTGTTTATCTCAGTCGGGACGTTCTCGTGCGGGTGTTCTATGGCTTGGGAGATGGCGACACTCCGTTCAAAATTAGTATGGTCAATATCTTTCTCAATGCCTTGTTCGATTTTCTGTTTTACAAACCGTTTGGCATTGTTGGGATCGTACTAGCAACCGTGAGCGTGAATATTCTCTCAGTTTTCGTACTGCTCTATTTTCTAAACCGTAGATTGGGAGGCTTACCGTTGTTCCAATGGGGGTATTCGATCCTAGGCTTAGCGAGTAGTAGCATTCTTGCTGGAACTGCAAGCTGGTTTATTTCTAACGCGATCGCCAATTTATCCGGGTTCAAAGGGTTCTTCTTAGCGCTGGCTCAAACAACGATCGCGGGCAGTATCGGTCTTGTCGTCTTCGCGCTCTTAGCGACTCAGCTAAAATTAGAGGAAGTCGATCAATTTGTCGATCGTATTCGTCAACGTTTTAGCCGATGA
- a CDS encoding thiol-disulfide oxidoreductase DCC family protein, translated as MKPYTVIYDGQCNLCSNLVQVLEQIDQGKLFQYLPMQDEAGLAQFGVTAKDCEMGMIVIDNNQPDRRWQGSDAAEEIGRLLPTGNVFVTAYRNLPGMKWVGDRVYAQVRDNRYALFGRRSETYQTAYPACDCNFPQ; from the coding sequence ATGAAACCTTACACCGTCATTTACGATGGGCAATGCAATCTTTGCTCGAATCTCGTTCAAGTTCTCGAACAAATTGATCAAGGCAAGCTCTTTCAATATCTCCCGATGCAAGACGAAGCTGGATTAGCTCAATTTGGTGTTACGGCTAAAGATTGCGAAATGGGAATGATTGTGATCGATAACAACCAGCCTGATCGACGTTGGCAAGGCAGTGATGCCGCCGAAGAAATTGGACGACTCTTACCGACAGGCAATGTATTTGTGACCGCTTATCGAAATTTGCCGGGAATGAAATGGGTCGGCGATCGCGTCTATGCCCAAGTTCGAGATAATCGATATGCGCTGTTTGGTCGGCGATCCGAGACGTATCAAACCGCTTATCCTGCTTGCGACTGTAACTTCCCCCAATGA
- a CDS encoding alpha-amylase family glycosyl hydrolase, whose amino-acid sequence MRNVTLHAFNWRYTEIIENLDAIRAAGYGAILIPPPLYSDPKGDQWWQRYQPKDYRVLLSHLGGKRDLENLLEACHSGSSRIQVYADLVINHMANEARADHLNFPGEAELERYKAEPALFAENRLYGDLNEGLFSPWDFNQAGEIEGHEWGDRGTVQSQNLSGLPDLKDSDWVLKQQYLMVKALVEMGFDGFRVDAIKHITEHMIDNLADAPAFHDRFWFGEVLTGSENDEKVFLEPFLRETWMSAYDFPLFQTIREAFGFGGSLRALANPQDQGNALPWNRAVTFVVNHDIPHNDGFRFWLLDPQDEHLAHAYILGRDGGVPLIYSDHNESKHDVDRDRWLDFYKRPDIVAMIAFHNAVQGELMHILYESDVLLVFRRGEQGMVAINKSGTEQRVDLSTWGLKNPGQYRELIQGQTMTLSGNQFSLSVPARSAQMWLLG is encoded by the coding sequence ATGCGGAATGTTACTCTTCACGCTTTCAATTGGCGGTATACCGAGATTATTGAAAACCTCGATGCGATTCGTGCGGCAGGTTATGGAGCAATATTAATCCCGCCCCCTCTTTACTCTGATCCCAAAGGCGATCAATGGTGGCAACGCTATCAGCCAAAAGATTATCGGGTTTTGTTGTCTCATCTCGGAGGCAAGCGAGATCTAGAAAATTTGCTTGAAGCTTGTCATAGTGGGAGTTCTAGAATTCAGGTCTATGCAGATTTAGTCATCAATCACATGGCAAATGAAGCGCGCGCGGATCATCTTAACTTTCCAGGAGAAGCCGAGCTTGAGCGCTACAAAGCGGAACCTGCTTTATTTGCAGAAAACCGATTGTATGGGGATTTGAATGAGGGCTTGTTTTCGCCTTGGGATTTTAATCAAGCTGGAGAAATTGAAGGTCACGAATGGGGCGATCGCGGAACTGTTCAGTCTCAAAATCTGTCCGGGTTGCCGGATCTCAAAGATTCTGATTGGGTCTTAAAACAGCAGTATTTAATGGTCAAAGCCCTAGTCGAAATGGGATTTGACGGGTTTCGGGTTGATGCAATCAAGCATATTACAGAACATATGATTGATAATCTTGCAGATGCTCCAGCGTTTCACGATCGCTTCTGGTTTGGTGAGGTGTTAACCGGGAGTGAGAACGACGAAAAGGTGTTTCTCGAACCCTTTCTGCGAGAAACCTGGATGTCTGCCTATGATTTCCCGCTGTTTCAAACGATCCGCGAAGCCTTTGGATTTGGTGGTTCATTGCGGGCTTTAGCCAATCCTCAAGATCAAGGCAATGCTTTACCTTGGAATCGAGCTGTTACCTTTGTCGTGAACCATGATATTCCTCACAATGATGGCTTTCGCTTCTGGCTGCTCGATCCGCAAGATGAACATTTAGCTCATGCTTATATTTTGGGTCGAGATGGCGGTGTGCCGCTGATTTACTCGGATCATAACGAGTCAAAACATGATGTCGATCGCGATCGCTGGCTCGACTTCTACAAGCGTCCCGATATTGTTGCGATGATTGCTTTCCACAATGCAGTTCAGGGAGAATTGATGCACATTCTCTACGAAAGCGATGTTTTGCTCGTCTTCCGAAGAGGAGAACAGGGAATGGTTGCGATTAACAAGAGTGGTACAGAGCAACGAGTAGATTTGAGCACTTGGGGCTTAAAGAATCCGGGTCAGTATCGCGAGCTGATTCAGGGGCAAACGATGACACTTTCAGGCAATCAGTTCTCCCTAAGTGTGCCAGCTCGCTCGGCTCAAATGTGGTTGCTAGGCTGA
- a CDS encoding MEKHLA domain-containing protein: MISRIQQAQRLITSFQHWTGKPLIETPEALFEAPFVVVSHGTESDPIFNYANRQALDLWEMDWDTFTQLPSRYSAEPISQEERSRLLAQAKAQGYISDYRGVRISSTGKRFWIENVILWTVLDELDQPCGQAATFSSWKFI, translated from the coding sequence ATGATTTCTCGAATTCAACAGGCTCAACGCTTGATTACAAGCTTTCAGCATTGGACAGGCAAACCGTTAATCGAAACGCCTGAAGCCTTGTTTGAAGCTCCTTTTGTCGTGGTTTCGCATGGAACCGAATCTGATCCCATTTTTAACTATGCGAATCGGCAAGCGTTAGACCTCTGGGAAATGGACTGGGACACCTTTACACAATTGCCATCGAGATATTCCGCAGAACCGATCAGCCAAGAAGAGCGATCGCGTCTGCTCGCGCAAGCAAAAGCCCAAGGCTATATCAGTGACTATCGGGGTGTTCGGATTTCTAGCACCGGGAAACGATTCTGGATTGAAAACGTCATCCTCTGGACGGTTTTGGATGAACTCGATCAACCTTGTGGACAGGCTGCAACCTTCTCAAGTTGGAAATTTATTTGA